From a single Glycine soja cultivar W05 chromosome 19, ASM419377v2, whole genome shotgun sequence genomic region:
- the LOC114399303 gene encoding E3 ubiquitin-protein ligase RFWD3-like isoform X1, whose amino-acid sequence MANITSAAIANPFTYPILPPPLVHSLALEMLLDMRSRQSMFNFELQVPAWSCSWDLNNSHYIYAGLQNGCVLVFDMCQTAGPMKSLVGLTRNPVHTVHSLSQTSSLSSGVKTILSASAIDLCQWNIDSEERH is encoded by the exons ATGGCGAACATCACATCTGCTGCAATCGCAAACCCCTTTACTTACCCTATTTTACCACCACCATTAGTTCATA GTTTGGCCTTGGAGATGCTATTAGATATGCGGAGCAGGCAAtccatgttcaattttgaattgCAG GTTCCTGCATGGTCTTGTTCATGGGATCTCAACAATTCACATTACATATATGCTGGACTACAG AATGGTTGTGTCTTGGTGTTTGATATGTGCCAAACTgcaggacccatgaaatctttAGTTGGTTTGACTAGGAATCCTGTGCATACTGTACATTCTCTTTCACAAACTTCAAGTTTGTCTTCTGGTGTTAAAACCATCCTATCTGCATCTGCCATTGACCTTTGTCAGTGGAACATTGATTCTGAAGAGCG GCATTAG
- the LOC114399303 gene encoding E3 ubiquitin-protein ligase RFWD3-like isoform X4 produces the protein MLLDMRSRQSMFNFELQVPAWSCSWDLNNSHYIYAGLQNGCVLVFDMCQTAGPMKSLVGLTRNPVHTVHSLSQTSSLSSGVKTILSASAIDLCQWNIDSEERH, from the exons ATGCTATTAGATATGCGGAGCAGGCAAtccatgttcaattttgaattgCAG GTTCCTGCATGGTCTTGTTCATGGGATCTCAACAATTCACATTACATATATGCTGGACTACAG AATGGTTGTGTCTTGGTGTTTGATATGTGCCAAACTgcaggacccatgaaatctttAGTTGGTTTGACTAGGAATCCTGTGCATACTGTACATTCTCTTTCACAAACTTCAAGTTTGTCTTCTGGTGTTAAAACCATCCTATCTGCATCTGCCATTGACCTTTGTCAGTGGAACATTGATTCTGAAGAGCG GCATTAG
- the LOC114399303 gene encoding uncharacterized protein LOC114399303 isoform X2: protein MANITSAAIANPFTYPILPPPLVHSLALEMLLDMRSRQSMFNFELQMSLMSPFEMQGMLLPSGTSGVKDLYISPSHSSLALFASLGKKLSVLRFLHGLVHGISTIHITYMLDYRMVVSWCLICAKLQDP from the exons ATGGCGAACATCACATCTGCTGCAATCGCAAACCCCTTTACTTACCCTATTTTACCACCACCATTAGTTCATA GTTTGGCCTTGGAGATGCTATTAGATATGCGGAGCAGGCAAtccatgttcaattttgaattgCAG ATGAGCTTGATGTCTCCATTTGAGATGCAAGGCATGTTACTGCCGTCTGGCACAAGTGGTGTTAAAGACCTATATATTTCTCCTTCTCATAGTAGCTTGGCCCTCTTTGCTTCTCTAGGGAAGAAATTATCAGTGCTCAG GTTCCTGCATGGTCTTGTTCATGGGATCTCAACAATTCACATTACATATATGCTGGACTACAG AATGGTTGTGTCTTGGTGTTTGATATGTGCCAAACTgcaggacccatga
- the LOC114399303 gene encoding uncharacterized protein LOC114399303 isoform X3, which translates to MDISNQILLIAQKREAVGGMPLLTKMSLMSPFEMQGMLLPSGTSGVKDLYISPSHSSLALFASLGKKLSVLRFLHGLVHGISTIHITYMLDYRMVVSWCLICAKLQDP; encoded by the exons ATGGACATTTcgaatcaaattttattaattgctCAAAAGCGAGAGGCAGTAGGTGGAATGCCCTTGCTAACTAAA ATGAGCTTGATGTCTCCATTTGAGATGCAAGGCATGTTACTGCCGTCTGGCACAAGTGGTGTTAAAGACCTATATATTTCTCCTTCTCATAGTAGCTTGGCCCTCTTTGCTTCTCTAGGGAAGAAATTATCAGTGCTCAG GTTCCTGCATGGTCTTGTTCATGGGATCTCAACAATTCACATTACATATATGCTGGACTACAG AATGGTTGTGTCTTGGTGTTTGATATGTGCCAAACTgcaggacccatga
- the LOC114399915 gene encoding uncharacterized protein LOC114399915 isoform X2 encodes MSLSFALFAWTFGPVGGEHHICCLPCGHIYDMSSIQKWLQHRRNSNKIIQSLEAKSTALESKDNDWRKKEAEWHKREASLHLQVEKLTQEPRRWNSFIEH; translated from the exons ATGAGCCTCTCGTTTGCCCTATTTGCATGGACATTTGGACCAGTAGGCGGAGAACATCACATCTG TTGTCTCCCTTGTGGACACATATATGACATGTCTAGCATACAAAAATGGCTTCAGCACCGCAGAAATTCCAATAAG ATAATTCAGTCACTTGAGGCCAAAAGTACTGCTCTTGAAAGTAAG GACAATGATTGGCGCAAGAAAGAAGCCGAATGGCACAAGAGAGAAGCTTCATTGCATCTTCAAGTTGAGAAGCTTACACAG GAGCCACGACGCTGGAATTCCTTCATTGAGCATTGA
- the LOC114399915 gene encoding uncharacterized protein LOC114399915 isoform X1, translating to MEPNQFETYVLAVPRTRSNLSSSNNQEVIVIPDVESQNRVQEDGSNKRRRTEEEGEAAAASHSKDINEPLVCPICMDIWTSRRRTSHLIIQSLEAKSTALESKDNDWRKKEAEWHKREASLHLQVEKLTQEPRRWNSFIEH from the exons atGGAACCCAACCAATTTGAAACCTACGTCCTCGCTGTGCCAAGAACAAGAAGCAACCTTTCATCATCTAACAACCAAGAAGTAATAGTTATCCCCGACGTCGAATCGCAGAATCGCGTACAAGAGGACGGATCAAACAAACGCCGCAGAACCGAAGAAGAAGGCGAGGCGGCGGCGGCTTCTCATTCCAAAGACATTAATGAGCCTCTCGTTTGCCCTATTTGCATGGACATTTGGACCAGTAGGCGGAGAACATCACATCTG ATAATTCAGTCACTTGAGGCCAAAAGTACTGCTCTTGAAAGTAAG GACAATGATTGGCGCAAGAAAGAAGCCGAATGGCACAAGAGAGAAGCTTCATTGCATCTTCAAGTTGAGAAGCTTACACAG GAGCCACGACGCTGGAATTCCTTCATTGAGCATTGA
- the LOC114397947 gene encoding dual specificity phosphatase Cdc25, giving the protein MARSISYITGSQLLSLRRHPSIAVVDVRDDERSYDGHISGSLHYASDTFSDNISNLIQAVKGKDTLVFHCALSQVRGPTCARRLVNYLEENKEDTGIKNIMVLERGFNGWEASGRPVCRCTNIPCKGELSP; this is encoded by the exons ATGGCTCGCAGTATATCGTACATAACGGGGTCGCAGCTTCTCTCTCTCAGACGCCATCCAAGCATCGCCGTCGTCGATGTAAGGGACGATGAGAGGAGCTACGACGGACACATATCGGGGTCTCTTCATTACGCAAGCGACACTTTCTCCGATAACATCTCAAATCTCATTCAGGCAGTTAAAGGCAAAGACACTCTCGTCTTCCACTGCGCTCTAAGTCAG GTTCGTGGCCCAACTTGTGCTAGGAGGCTTGTCAATTATCTTGAGGAGAACAAGGAAGATACTGGGATAAAGAACATTATGGTCTTGGAACGTGGCTTCAATGGGTGGGAAGCTTCTGGTAGACCCGTTTGCCGCTGCACCAATATTCCTTGCAAAGGAGAGTTGTCTCCTTAA
- the LOC114397939 gene encoding ACT domain-containing protein ACR10-like: protein MGILHDDVVIIGEAEKEGKATVITVNCPDKTGLGCDLCRIILFFGLSIVRGDVSTDGKWCYIVFWVVGKQRARWSLLKKRLIEACPSCSSASGISYYRSELQPPKPPDVFLLKFCCHDRKGLLHDVTEVLSELELIIHKVKVSTTPDGKVVDLFFITDTRELLHTKKRRDDTIEQLSAILGDPLITIDIELVGPEIAACSQASSFLPSAMTEDMFDLELPGSIQSGTSTSDSVSITMDNSLSPAHTLVQIICQDHKGLLYDIMRTLKDYNIQISYGRFSTKPRGKCELDLFIMQADGKKIVNPSKQKSLSSRLRMELLRPLRVTVVSRGPDTELLVANPVELSGKGRPLVFYDITHALKMLGPCIFSAEVGRHVVGDREWEVYRILLDEGDGLSVPRNKIEKGVWKMLMGWE from the exons ATGGGGATTCTGCACGACGACGTAGTGATAATCGGAGAGGCAGAGAAAGAAGGTAAAGCAACCGTCATAACCGTCAATTGCCCCGACAAGACCGGTCTAGGTTGTGATTTGTGTCGCATCATTCTCTTCTTCGGTCTTAGCATTGTCCGAGGAG ACGTGTCCACCGACGGAAAATGGTGCTACATAGTATTCTGGGTGGTGGGGAAGCAAAGGGCGAGGTGGAGTTTGCTGAAGAAGAGGCTAATTGAGGCGTGCCCTTCTTGTTCTTCTGCTTCTGGAATCTCCTATTACCGTTCTGAATTGCAGCCTCCTAAACCCCCTGATGTATtccttttgaaattttgttgcCACGATCGTAAAGGCCTTTTACATG ATGTTACAGAGGTTCTTAGTGAGCTAGAGCTCATCATACACAAAGTGAAGGTGTCTACTACACCTGATGGCAAAGTGGTGGATCTGTTTTTCATCACGGATACCAG GGAACTTCTACATACAAAGAAGAGAAGGGATGACACAATTGAACAGTTGTCAGCTATTTTGGGGGATCCCTTAATTACCATTGACATTGAATTGGTTGGCCCAGAAATTGCTGCTTGTTCTCAAGCATCTTCATTCCTTCCAAGTGCCATGACAGAAGATATGTTTGATTTGGAATTACCTGGTTCAATACAAAGTGGAACTTCCACATCAGATTCTGTTTCTATTACGATGGACAATTCACTGAGTCCTGCTCACACGCTTGTCCAAATTATATGTCAAGATCACAAAGGTCTTCTTTATGACATCATGAGAACTCTGAAGGACTACAATATTCAG ATTTCTTATGGGAGATTCTCAACAAAACCCAGAGGAAAATGCGAGCTTGACTTGTTCATTATGCAAGCAGATGGGAAAAAGATAGTTAACCCCAGCAAGCAGAAGTCTTTGTCATCACGCCTTAGGATGGAACTACTTCGTCCGCTCAGAGTAACTGTTGTAAGCAGGGGTCCTGATACAGAGCTGCTGGTTGCAAACCCTGTGGAGTTATCAGGCAAAGGACGACCTCttgttttttatgatattaCTCATGCTCtcaaaatgcttggcccttgcATATTTTCG GCTGAAGTTGGAAGACATGTGGTTGGAGATCGCGAGTGGGAAGTTTATAGAATCTTGCTTGATGAAGGGGATGGTTTATCTGTTCCAAGGAACAAGATTGAGAAAGGAGTTTGGAAGATGTTGATGGGTTGGGAGTGA